ggagcaaatatattttcttgccTCCCCTGgttgtaattttttgtgtaCCTACTGTTCTCTTAATTGCAACTGAAGTTCGTGGAATTATTCACACCAATCTATTTACTCTCTCTGTTCGTAAATGTAATGCAGTAAAACTTATTTAGCTTCGATATTATATCAATGTTCAAATGCTTACATTCAATGAATAATGGATATGGTATTGTAAGTATGTCTCTTTCGCAACCAAATTTTGCCACAGTTTCACTGCACTCTGAGTCAGTCAAGTTTAACTAACTTAAGCATCTGTTTGTTCATGGCATCAGCTATGGTCCCATATATGTGTCAATAACTCGAAAAAGAATGTTAATAATCATCTTGGCTAGACAATATGTGACGAAGATTTTGATGGCTAACCTTAGCTAAGttatgtcaaaaaaaaaattgtgtcaGAGGGACAACCTTAACATAagaaccaaacagaccctaaactAAATTTGCAAAAGAGAAACATTTTTTCCATGGTGGTTAATTTCCTGCTAAAGGCTCCAAAGTTAAAGTTCGGGTCATTCTAGCTTCCGCTTCTCTTCGAAGGTGAGTGTTAGCTTGTGCAAAAGCCAATGCAACTTTCTAGAACCGTTTGGAAGGTTTTGAGGCTTTGGGGGAGAAAATTTGTCCTGAACAAGGCTGTTGTCTGCTTCAGTTAAGCTCCTTGGCACACAGCAACTGTTCGCGGAGAGACTGAGACACTGTTGGGATCAAAGTTCCAGATAAGGTGGGCCTTTGGAGGTGAAAGTGGTGAAGGTTCCTTAGAGTGACACGTACTGAAAATGAAACAGTTTTCAATTACCTTTCACAGTTACattgtggctctatttatagcccgtacccgacGATCATGGGTcctgtttacatatcttacctCCTAAACTGCTACATTTCCAAAATATTCGAGGGTAATATAATACAAATGAGCGTGattccataattacaacagtgcCCAAAACAACCGTAGTTGGGCCCACTGTCGAGCTGGCCGTCCACACTAAAggtgtcgaagccctcttcGCCCGACCACATGACGAGCTGCCTTCGACGCCCTCTGGCGAAGACTTGATCTTGTCTTCGCTCGCTCCAAAGGACGCGGGACGCGAACCAAGGCTTCGCCCGACAATCGAAGTCGGTTAGCCTTCGCATGCGCCGATTCTGTGACCAGAAGGTGCTTGGACGCCCGCACCCTTCGACCGACTTCGCTCCGTGATCTCCACGACTGACGGGCGAACTCCTGCAATCAGCACGACAGCTGTCACGTAGCACCTCCAGCTAACTTCCCAATTGCCTTCGAGTAAGGaggtggcgggagatgatccccaacagacACCAACTTCGTGCCACTAACATTATGGTTAGTTGGTGTCTTATAATCGGTTGCTCTCTGTTCCTCTCTAATGAAATACGTGCATTGCACGTTCTGGAAAGACTGAGGCACCAACTTCCGCTCATGTACCTCAAAACAGAATGATAGGAGATGTTGTACCACACATCTGTCCACAAGCTGAAACAAAGCATGTCAAATTGCATAGTGTACTGTTGTGTTTCAACTTGCAACTTGTCCGTTGCTTCTCAGGATTGGTTCATGGCTAGTTTTGATTTCACTACCTCGATCTCAGCTCTTTTTTCCACACTATGCTGGTGGTCGTCGAAAAGTTCTTGAAATACCCTGTTTCATTCCATTTCACATCCCATTTAAGTTTTTCTCAACTTTTTATACACTTCGCAGGCACAATATGACAGTCTGCTCAGATTGTCCAGTACTAAATTAGCTTTGAGTTGCTTTTCTTATATTCAACTGCCTTAGTGTACGAAGGTAAATCATATAAATCTAATcaactatacatatatatataatgtctCCTGTCGATTCATGTCCTGCCTTCATCCAACAATGGAGATGAATAGAGTTCCATACGACACTGCTGCTATGGATGGGATCCTTTGATGTACTGCACACACACGTGGAGTCTAAATCCACATATCAGCAGGCGTACAGTAGTGAGGATCCCAACATCCGAACAAGTTACAAGAGGAAGAGAGCTTATTATCTTAGAGGCATATTTGGGATCTTTTTCGTTACAAAACACTTCCACCCTACTTTGAAAGGATAATAGTTTCGTTTAGAGAGGATGAATAGTTATTTATCTGAAATTTTAAACTTGCAGTAAAAACAAGGGTCAGAACTTCTAGATTCAATCCGGAACTTTTGGATTCAACTCAGAATTTCCAACTATACAAAGCAAAAATTAGATCTAGCTACACCTAATAAGTTTTAGATCAAACCAAAAGTTACCACATATTACAAGAAGTATTTTCAAGCTATTCCACGAATCACCTACAGTCAAACAAGTATAAGTCTATATATCAGGTAAAAACAAGTATGAAGGTTAATGACCTCAAGAACACTAAGAACAAGCAAACCAAGAAAGGAGACGTGTCAATTTATTTTCCAAAGTTCAGATTCCTCCACCGAGATTCCTATATATCTATTGAGGAGCTCCCAAAGGAGCCGTATCTCTTTCAACCTAAATCATCAAAAAGGCAACACCAACGTGCCACTTGATTtttcccttgcggaggtgaaaTCAGAGCCTTCATAAACTTTCTAAGGCACACCACAAGCTTGTGTGCTCACCGATGactcctagccgtctaggagacctTGATCTCTAAGAATAATCGAAGATTTACTTgctatgaactcaagtgctAAAGATGGAGTTTAACTTACTTGCACTAACtatttcaatctctcaacccaattCACTTATATTCTCAAAACTCAAGCTAATTTAGAGAGGGGATAACAAATATTGGTTGTAGAGATATTTCTCTCGTGTGGAACAGCAGCACCCTggcaaagggggggggggggggtgatggggtatttatacccaacccccaAAAAAGTAGCTGTTATGTCTAAAAGTCAATGTAACCCGAAACTTCCGGGTTGAAGCGTTAGTTCACCACAGAGGTCCTCCGGCTGGATTTAATCTGGAACATCTGGACAACCTGGAACTTCCAGGTTTGCTTTGTTAAAATACCTATAACTTTTTGCTCTGATatccgatttcgatgattttgaactctacagaaagcttattcagagggctacctATCCCAACTGAAATCATGATCCAAGATCACCCAGTGTACGTGTTGTGATAAATTTCTCTCAAGTTAGTacttggatagatcatgtttgaGTACCAAGATATAAACAAAGCTATCAACATtatatccctcttaatagtacgacattgatctactcaaattcaaatagaaaatctATACCAATAGGAACACCCTCAtgccatcttttttcttcagCTTAAGGGCGCCAACGTCAAAGTCATTTCGTCATTGGGACTATTCACCTGATCAAGATTCATTGAGCACATTAGTCCCATATCGTTTATACATTTGCATTAAGCAATATCCACTTTGAATTTTAGCTTAATGTTCATCCTTAAAGTTTAAcctcttctatatcttcaaGCTACTTGATGTCCTTCAACATATGAAGTCCAATCTTTGCTATTCATTATATgtcttcttgcaatttttatgtGATTGATGCAAATCACCCATAGCTTTctatagcctcgcacggtctattggcgcaaagccttcacttgcCCTTTACCATCATATTTGTCCAAAGACGCTAAGCACTTTACTTGCTCTTTACCACCGGATAGTCCATCGCAACCGAGCAtcacttgcccttcaccgtcttgtcaTAGATAATCACTTTATATCTTACATCTTCAATCTCTGCACTTTGTCATTTTGATCATCACTCGATCTTTGAAAGCTCAATGAAGCTCTCTCGATAGCTTTCCATACACCAAGTATAGGAGTCTTCACTTTAGGATCATCTTTatttggttcaccaccaagACATGAATCGTAAGTATCAAATATATAAGTTGTCTACTAAGTTTATCTATCTTACTATTTtaacttggcatattgaatatgtcaattcaactcatgcttTCTTATGAAaactaaccccaactcactctcaagcacaaagcatatagattagtccataaaacttaattgataactttatacATTAAGTCATTTGGTCTTCACAAGTAATTTTGCCTTCATtcttattatcaatcttcatatgaAATCTAACTCCACTTACTCTTAAGCATgtagcacatgagttagtctataaaactcaaGTAATAATCTCGTACatttaattacttgatctctGCAAGTAACTTATTCTCCACGtttattgtcaatattcttaaACTTCTCCTTTATCTTATGAGCATCATTTATAGCTTATTCATCTCGATGCATCTCTTTTGATCACACGGTATTTCTCAATGAATTCATACTCTGTCAATCATACATCACCTATAGAACATACTAAAAACAATTCTCAACGCAATGGTTAGTCTatagatattatcattaattaataAAAACATAGGACTAGATAAACCTTCATACTCACATCACTACGTATATGTACACACGCATGTGCAACAACTACACATGCTAAAATTTTTggaaagactttaaaaatactttgaTCAAGTAAACACACATATGTGTAAACTCAAACTAAATAAGACAAAGCCACGTAATCCTGAGTATCGaactaggttttttttttttttgctttaaaTTATGCCAAAGCACTGGTTGATCATGTAAGGAGATGGGACACCCATCTTCGAGCCTGGCCGGTGAAGTGTTCGACGGCACCCACTCCCAACCAGGTTCACAAATACAATTAATATCGGTTGAAATTTGTGAAATTCGACTAATTCGAGCCGCATAGAATTTTTAAACTGAGCgaattttgaattaaaaaattcaaaaaaatcacaagaatttctaaaaatactacAGACAATTCTAAGACACTCTgtgaaattttatttaaaaaaatatcgtttgcatcatattttatatagagaaagttttcaaaaagaaaaaaaatactgaaataGGTCATATAAACATGATAATTTGGCCCCATCACATTAACGAaaaacttaacatgcaaactcatatttttcttgtgtaggaaaTATCTAAAGATGatatttaaattttgtttaactttatttagagtttttattaatttctctataatttttacaaagttcacaagcataaagtgaacatattaagaaacaacactataattaactttgtcatatctactattatttttactacataaatcatagtataagtaaactaataaaagtggtttcactaattttgaaggtgtgttgggttagttatgaattaatctaattgttatacatttacacaatcatgtgtgttacaataactatttcatgagttcatgtagttttaaaatacatatgatcatgtaagaagtctaaaaaaattgatttcgtgatttttggattagcaaagaattaactatgcatttaactagcaAATGCATTTTCttatagaaaatattcaacattttcatgaatataaatatttttatcatgtagatcatattataagaaaaccaacaaaatttatttcacttgatttgaagctcagataaattagttattgattttacaagattaaactattttttagttttttgttgaacttcaccaAAATTCGAAAAATAATCACGGTAAATCGAGAAAAATGAGCGGTTTTCGAAGAATTCAAGCGGTTTTCGATATTGACCAAAATGCGACGAATACGATCGAATATTGGTAAAACCGATCACATTTCGAGAATCAAATTCTAGCGTTTTTTGCTTCGGTCATTCGGGTTTGACAGCACAAATTTGTTCGAactttttgaatttttactcGATTTTTAAGTACTTCGAGAATGCATAGGGTCCTATTTCTAATCCGTCGTATTTGTAAACCCTGGTGAAAAATCCTGATCGGTGCTCGATTCCCTGGTGAAAAATCCTGATCGGTACAGAGATCCATCGAACCTAGGACCCCTGAGTTTGCAATTCGGATCCTCTGCAGGGAAGGAAAGAAGTCACCAGAGAATCTACAATAATATACAGTGATGAAAAACTTCAACCGTCCGATCCGTGACCAGCACATCACTGACCGCGCTCAGTCCCCGAACTGTCAGATAGGCTGGGCTAGCCTAGCCCTAGCCCCGTTCCCGGCCCCAAACTGGTCTGCTGCTTCATGTTCTCCATGCGGTCTCCTCACGTCATCTGATCTTTGGCAACTAAAGCTGCCAGGTCCACCGCATCAGATTCATCGAAATCCATAATAAACTTAGAAAAGGTACTGCAGCAGTGCAAATTAAGGATATTTTTATCGATGGGAGATAGCTGTTATCTCTAATTAGAGTATATTTCTCGATGCTACGACTAGCACGATATGAAAAGCTCGTAATTATAAGTTACTTAGTAGTTCTCTATCGTAGAGATATAAAGAATTATAATTGATAGAATGTATATAAATTTTGAGAAGAATACTCTCATAATTAAAGAGGTAGTAACCATTAGAAATGGTTAAGATGAAACGTCTAAATATAAAACAATAATGGAAAACAGTTGAACTTATCACAAGCGGGTGGCTGTCCTTGCTGCATGATTTCTTCACAATAATGCAGAGTCCTTGCTTTGCTATAAATGTCCTCTGTCATAAAATTGTGGTCTCGACCGAGGGTGCGTGGTTGTGAAGGACCCCATCCAAAAGTCGTTGTTTTGATATTGTTTACTACTCCAACCATAAAATAAGAATCATAATTTTGAAACATGTAGAGTCAAGCTATGCTATTTctggtaaaaagaaaaaaaagatgtcTTGGTTTACTTGGAGTCAGACTATCTGAACTCTGATTCTACATTTGTTTCATACTATTTATACAGTCCACATATGTAGAAGGCGCAAACGCTATGTACCTAATATGTGCAAGTTTTAACACAATTTCATTAAACATtataacaaattattttttatagtgatttttatatttttgaaattgtatGACTAGATTTATATTGAAAAGCAGTTCTCGCGATACTATGGTTTCTATTATTATGTTTCGAGGATCGTGTTAATGTCCGGTGACTTTTTTACAAGATTTGAATGTGTGCAAAAGTTCAACTAGATTTGTTATATGATAGTTTCATAGTACTCCTATATTTAGTTTtcttatttatataaatatattactcCTACAGTCGGTTGTTTAGAATGCAAAGGTCAAACTTTCAAAAACTTTACAATAAATATACAGAATAACATTTTCCCATCAAAATTAAATTACTATTTTTTCTTGATATATACTTTTAAATCTTCATTTTCTAGTTATTTATACTAATGGACAGAGGCTATACAAGAGAGTGGTTGACTAGATGGatgtttaaaataatattttttatactaaGTGAAAGCACCCTACTTTAGTTGTTACTATAAGAAGAAGGTTTCCAAAATAAAAACCCGAGAAAAACCTTGCTCATCAAAGTTAAACGCTACTATCATTGCGATTGAATCAACTTCAATAAACTTTTAAGAACGCTGGAAACACTTACTCTGATTCAGAGTTTGAATTTGGAAAGGGCAGGGATTAGATCAGACTTTACAGGATAGAAGAGAAATCAGTTGTTTTCCTTTGCGGTAAAAAAACATGCTGATGGATCTTGGCTGGCTGTCAGTCTTGGGATCCTTCTTGTTCGTCTCACCTTTTGATTACCCCGAGAGCACGAGAAAAGATTAGAAGTAACGTTGTCATTATGCGACCGTAATTTATGCCAAGGCGGCCGTAATTATAAATTCGCATCTGTCAGGCTAGTGCAGCAGTGACCACTGACCAGTAGAGTGGAGGGGCAGCTCACTAGTTTTCAACGGTTGGTAAAACAAAGAGCAAAACTGAGCAAGAGCAACCGAGTGACAGCTCCACAGAAAAGCAACCAAAGGAAGCAaagcctctctctctcatcgcGGTGTGTACAGAATCGTCCTGCTGTGCTGCAGGGAGCTCACAGCTACTGTTGGAGCTCGAGCACCCAGGACAGGAGTCCAGACTCCATAGCACCACTACTGGCCTACTGCTACTATCACCTGCTCGTTCAAGAATCTTCCAGCTTCCCCTAACAGCTTAACCTTTTGCTATGGCTTCTTGATCTGCGAGTCTGCTGTTGGTGTCTCAATCCGAGATCATTGCCAATCTGTCTCAACCACGTTTCCCCTTCGGTGCTAGCAAAAAAAATCCCATCTTTTGAACAGTGAAGCTTGGGGAAATGGGTTTGCAGCAGGATGTTTCTTGAAGGGCATACCAGTTTGATGCAAGGTCAGCTTCATTCCATCTCTATTAACTATTAAATCGTTAAAATGGTTCTGTTCACGAGTTAGCCTCTAGTTTGTTCCTAACATTTGTGGGCTCTATTGATGTATTCCCATCTGAGATTTATTTGGactatttgtttcttgaacttATGTATTTGCAACGGATCTCACTGGAACTCCGATATTACCCTTGCATCCATTCTCCAGTTGAATAAACGATCCTACTCCAGTTGATGGTTACAGTAGGTTCTTGATAAGTTCATGCTTCTCTTGCAGATTTATAGAGCAAGATATTACCACCGAGATTTTTTCTCCAAGAAGCAATTTTCAGacaaatagaagaaaaaatcgCATCATTCTTCAGAGCTTGTAGCTTCAGTAGTTGCCAGATACATACATCTCCAGCTACTGCTGAATTGAACCAATGGGTAGGGGAAGAGGCAGAGGAAGGAAGCTCACCAATGTCCGGACCCATGAGGATAAGGGGAGCAGCGGTGAAGAGGTCGTCGTGCCTGCAAGGAAGAGGAGGGGACGGCCCCAAAAGCGCGTCGCAGCCGCCGATAAGATCAACCAATCAGAGGTGAAAAATCTGGGGGAGGCTGATGATGGCGATGAGGACTACGAATTGGGAGCAGGGGATGATGCCAAAGTGAAAGCATCAAGAGCAGAAAACAACATCTCTGCAGGAACTGGTGGTAACAAGAGGAACAGGGTGcccaaggaggaagaagagggttCAAATCTTGACATGGAGGAGAACAGCTCAAGCACTCGATCCAGCAACGATGAGTCGACCAGGTCCAATGGCTTTCGGCAGACTGGGAGCCGCCGGAAGAGCACGCcgcggcgagcggcggaggcggggaTATAGCTCGCATGAGATAGAATCTGGGGTCTCAGTTAGGCATCTGCTCTTCAATTTTGTCACCTTGGTATTTTAGCAGTAATCTTCATTTTTTGTCATCTTGGTGTTTGCTAGGCCCTACATGAGTGTAAACATATACTGATTCATCAGAAGTTTTGCTTATATTGATGAAGATAATGTATGAACTACTGGAGCTCCACATCTAGCTGTTCTAGGTTCTTGTCTTATCCTGGTTTTCTTCTTTTGTGGGCAGGTTGAATATTGAATTGATTGCTAAGCACCATGGCTTGCTCCACATCAACAGACTGCTACCACAAGCTGTTGCCACTTTGACACTACTAATGCACCCTTTTCTTTGCCATTTTATCACGGCTATTCTTGCTTGGTTGTACTGGCAGGTATTCCTAGTTCTAACTGAATCAGGATGTCATGAGTTTCAGCTTTGAGATCTATCGCGCCCTTGCGGCATGACAGGTCTTTGTTCACTCTGCTCACTGGTAAAACATGGGGATCTTGAATTCCATATGAATTCTGTGCTTGGCGTCCACTTTGCCTCTTGCCGGCTCAAGACTGACTGAACACACATGAATGTAAGACTGCATTTCTGATGCTGTGAAAGAATTAACACATGAAAGTAAGACTAAATTTCTGATGCTGTGAAAGAATTAACAGAATCCGAAGGTAATTCAATTTACCAGCAGTTACAGTGAGCCAACACGACCTTGATGGATTCCTTCAGCCTTCAGGAGTTCAGGTGTTAAAAAATTAGCAATCTAGCAAAATACGTCTGACTCGTGAAGGTTGCAAGGTATTGAGTCGGTAGTTATGATGTTATCTGAAAAACTAATTTGAAAAATACGTTGGGTTATACGTGATGAGTGATAAGTTTATGGATTTAGTTGGTTGATTTGTGTGATTGCATAAGCATTACTATGTGTTGTAATTATAACCATCACTAACCAAAATTGCCaagaaaaatagagttgacAGTTTTGTCTCTAAGTTCAAGAAAATTATACATGGTCATCCGTCGTTGGAGATTTTATATGCGCTGGATGATCCAACGTTCAGATGAGTTTCATACCAGAGCttttcaactcagaagcaaaaacgaagtacatgccggatggtctagCACTGGAAAGCAAtacacgctggagcatttcttgcagagaagttGCAAGTCGTCTCTGGTGGACTTacactcgccggatggtccggcgctcaaGGAGTAAACGTCGGATACTACGCTGGAGCATTTCATGTAGAGAGGGTGCAAAATGGTGGTATGTTGGAGTTGTACTCGCTGGATGGTTCGGCGATGGAAAGCAATGCAcgccggactaattcttgcagaaagGT
The sequence above is drawn from the Phragmites australis chromosome 10, lpPhrAust1.1, whole genome shotgun sequence genome and encodes:
- the LOC133930361 gene encoding uncharacterized protein LOC133930361, encoding MGRGRGRGRKLTNVRTHEDKGSSGEEVVVPARKRRGRPQKRVAAADKINQSEVKNLGEADDGDEDYELGAGDDAKVKASRAENNISAGTGGNKRNRVPKEEEEGSNLDMEENSSSTRSSNDESTRSNGFRQTGSRRKSTPRRAAEAGI